CCCTCCCGCCCGTAGATGGCCACGCCCTCGCGCAGCATCGGCATCGCGACGGCCAGCGACAGCGGCAGGCGCAGCGGCATGGGCAGAAGGAAACCGCCGACCAGCGTGGCGAGGCTGCGGACCAGCGTCGCGCCGTGATTTTCCCCGCCCTCCGCCGCCGGGGCGGGCGGTGGCGGTTCGGGAATCGGCAGGGCGGCCAGCGCAAGGCACAGCGCCGTGGCGTCCGTCACCGCGGGATCGTAGCGGACGGCCAGTGACCGCGCAGCGCGGCTCACCCGAACCGACGTCACCCCGGCGACCGCCTCCACCACCCGGTGCAGGGTCGTCGTGTCGTCGGGGGCGCCGGGACGGCAGGCGTAGCGCAGCCGGACGCGCCCCGGAACCCGATGGACCGGCTCCAGCCGCAGGAACCAGGGCAGGCCGCTCATAACGCTCCGGCCTGTTCCGCCTCCAGCTCGGCCTGGAGGTCGGCCATCTGCTCCTTCATCTCGGCGAGGCCGCCGGCGAGGTTGCCGTAGAGCTTCAGGCCGGACTTCACGATCTTGCCGCGCAGTTCCTCGTCGGACAGCACATAGGCCGCCGCCGCCCCGACCAGCAGCCCGATCAGAAACTGCTCGGACCGGCGCGACGGGAGAAGACCGCTCAGCCCGCCGAGAAGCCCCTGCCCCCGCGCCGCATTGGCGCCCATCGGCGTACCGCCGGCGGCCATGGCGGCTTCGTACTGGCGTTGCTGCTTCTTCAGCTTCTTCAACGCCTTCTTGGTCTTCTTAGCCATGGGGGTCCTCGTGTTTCGGCCGTTCTTGCGGCGGCTCTTCCGCCGGATTCAGCAGATGTTCGATCATGACCACGCCCGCCGCCCCGGCGGCGACCGCCAACGCGAGGCGCGCGTAGTCGCGGTTGCGCAGGGCGTCGGCGGCGACGCTGGCGGCGGCCAGCGCCGCACCACCCTGCAGGCCGTGGCGCAGGACGGTGCGCGGCGCGGGGGGCTCAGCCCCCGTCACCCAGCGGTCCTGGACAGCGGTCAGCAGGCCGGTCGCCACCATGCCGCGCGTGAAGTCGCGCGTGATGTTGGCGGCGAGCGTGCCGGAGCCCCGCGCCTTGCCGCGCCGTTTCGCGCGTTTCACGCGGCCCCCGGTGCGGCGGACGGCGCCGGCTCAGACTTTGCCGGCTCCGCCACATCTTCCTTTGCCGGCTCCGCCTCGGCGGGCGCCGCCTCGACGGGGGCTTCCTCCACCGGCGTGGCGAGATGGGAGCGCAGACCGGCGGAGGTCCGCTCGATGGCGAGCAGGCCGGTGACCGCGGCCTCGCGCACCGCGGTCTGGGCCTTGCCGGCGCCCTCGCGGGCGGCGGCCTTCACATCGATGGACTTGAGGTCGGCGATCTTGGGATCGGCCTTGGCCTTGGCGTTTTTCACCATCCGGACGCCGATGGCCCCGGCGATCACGCCGGACGCGAATGTCAGAAGCGGCAGCATCATGGTCTCCTTTCGAGCGCGCCGCCCGCAAAGCCGGCGGTGGCGATGCGCAGCAGCGTCGCGGCCGCCGCGCTGGCTTCCCCGCTCAGCAGATCCGGCCACGCCGAGGGCGGAATCACTGCGGGGTCGTATTCGATGGTGCAGGACCGGGCGAGCGGGTTCAGCGCGACGGAGCGGATGCCCTCCGCACCGGTGAGCGCCCGGTGCAGCGCCCTGGCGTCGTCGGCCAGCGACGCCAGGGCGCGCTCCGCGGCGCCGTCGAGCTTCAGCCGCACCCGACCCGGAATGTGGTGCGCGATGGTCAGGGCGGCGGCCAACCGGCTGAGAAAGTCGTCGGGCATGTTCGGGGCGTGGTCGATCATTGAAGGTGGTCGGTCATTGGAAGAGGCGTTTGCGCTGAACGGTCATGTGGACGAGCATGAAGGCGACGAACAGCGTGCCGAAGCCGGCATGGACGCGCTTGCCCACCCCCAGCGCCGCCAGGGTCGCCGCCATGCTGCCCATCATTCCGATCTTGGCCGCGCGGTTGATCCGCCATTTCAACTCGGGCACGGCCGGCTTGCTGTCCGCGACGGGGGCGGGGGCGTCCGGCGACGGTGCGGCCTCCGCGGGGTGCAGGACCGCCGACAGCAGCGCCTCCACCTGGGACCGGGCGTCATCCGGCGTCAACACAGCGGGGTCGTAGCTCAGCAGGACGCTGCCCACCGCCGGGTTGCTCTCGGTCACCCGGACGGCATCCAACGCCTCCAAACGCCCCAGCGCTTCCTGGAACCGGTCCGTCCGGCGCAGCAGCGGGTGGCGCACGCGGATGCGTCCAGGCACCGCCGATGCGATGGGGGAGGTTCGTCCGGTCATTGCCCGTTCTCCTGCGTCAGCCGCGATCCGCCCACGCGGTCAAGGGCCTTCATGGTTGCGCAGGATATCCATAATTTCACAATGGTGAAACATTTCCGCGGCGTTGCGCGCAGGCGCCGGACGCAAGGCGGCGTTGCGGAAAAACCGCGTCCTCACCCAAGAAGTGCAGGAACGGGGGAAGGGGTGGAATTCGCCTACAGATCCGGCGGGGTGCGGACCGGCAGATGCAACGTCGCCAGCGTGCCGCCGCCGGAGCGCGAGGCGATGGTGAAGGTGCCGCCCAGCCGGTCCGACGCCAGATTGTCCACGATGTTCAGGCCGAGCCCGACCGACCCGGTGCCGCGGCGGGTGGTGAAGAAGGGCTCCAGGATGCGCCCGGCGGTGCCCTCCGCGATGCCGGCGCCGTCGTCGGCGACGGACAGCAGGACGGTGTCCGGCCCCGACCCCGCGGCCCCCACCGTCACCAGCCCGTGCCGCCCCGCCGGAAAGGCGTGCTCCAGCGCGTTGCGGACGAGCTGCTCCAGGACCGCCGACAGGATCGCCGGGTTGCTGACCATCCGCAGGTCGGCGGGGCAGTCCACGGCCATGCGGTGCCCCAGCGGCTCCCACTGCGGGCGCAGGCTCTCCGTCACCTGTTCCAGGAAAGGCCGCAACGCGATGGTCTGGCGCAGCCCGCCATGGTCCGCCGCCACCCCCTTGAAGCAGCGCACGATCTCCCCGGCGCGGGCGATGGTGCTGGACAGCAGGGCCGCCAGTTCCCCGGCGCTCGCCAGGAAACGCTCCAGCTCGGCCCGGCGGAGCTGGTTGGCGGTCAGCCGCTCGGTCATCGCGGCCACCCGGTCGCCGAGGTGGGACGCGCTGCCCAGCGCCACGCCGATGGGCGTGTTGATCTCGTGGGCCACGCCGGCGACCATCTGGCGCAGCGCCGCCATCTTCTCGCGCTGGGCCTGGGCCAGCTTGCGCGTGCGCTCGCGGACCAGCGCCTCCAGATGCTCGTTCTCGTCCTTCAGGCTGCGGTTGGCCCGGCGCAGCGACAGGTGGGTGGCGACGCGGGCGCGCACGATGGCCGGGCTGAAGGGCTTCGTCACGTAATCGACGGCCCCGGTCTCCAGTCCGAAGGCCTCCTCCTCCGGGCTGGACAGCGAGGTGATGAAGATCACCGGGACGTCGGCGGTGGCCGGGTCGGTCTTCAGCAGCCGGCACACCGCGTAGCCGTCCAGCCCCGGCATCATCACGTCGAGCAGCACCAGCTCCGGCGGATCGGCAGAGGCCAGTTCCAGCGCGCGGCGGCCGGAGGTCGCGAAACGCACCTCGTGGCGGTCCTCCAGCACGCTGGCGAGCGCGCGGATGTTGGCCGTATCGTCATCGACGATCAGTATGTGACCACCGCTCACGGCGTCGTCTCCCAGTCCCGTTCCCTGATCCATGCGGCGGCGAGCCGTTCCAGCGCCGCGCGGGCCGCGGCGAAATCCAACGCTTCCACGGCCCGCCCCACCTTGTCCACCGCCTCGTCATGGCCGCGTCCGGCCAGCAGGCCGCGCAGAGCGTCGAAGCGGGCCGCCGCCGACAGGCTGCCGCTGCGCAGCGCCTCCTCCAGCGCGCGCAACGCCCCCTCCAGCCCATCGAGGTTGAGAGGAACCGCCGGAACGTCCGGCACCGCCTCCACGGCCATCTCCACAGCCACTTCCACGGCGCGCAGCGTTTCCGCCGAGGCCAGCGCGGGACCGAGGGCGGCGGACAGGTCGGCCACGAGCCCCGGCACCGCATCCCACCGCTTCTCGCGCGCCGCCAGTTCCAGCGCCGCGGCGGCGGCGCTGGCCGCCATCGCCCCGACCGTCCCGGCGCTGCCGCGCAGTCCATGAGCGTAACGCTCCAGCGCCGGCCCGTCTCCCGCGCTGCGCAGATGCTCCAGCCGGACCGGCGCGTCGCCGTAGCGGTCGAGAAAGTCCAGGATCGCCCGGCGCAGCGTGCCCGCCCGCCCGTTCATCCGCGCCAGCGCCGGGGCGAGGTCGAACCCCTCCAAGCCGTCAGGAAGCACGGCATCCATCTCCACGCCCTTGGCAATCGGCGAAGCCTTCCGCCGACCGAACGGCTTCAGCCAGCGGTTCAGCACGGCGACGAGGCGGTGCGGCTCCACCGGTTTGGCGATGTGGTCGTCCATCCCCGCATCCAGACAACGCCGCCGCTCCTCCTCCAAGGCGTGGGCGGTCATCGCGATGATCGGCAGACGGTCGGGGCCGCACTGGCGGCGGATCGCCCGCGCGACCGCGAAGCCGTCCATGTCCGGCATTTGGACGTCGGTCAGCAGCGCGGCGTAGCCCGCCCCCGGCTCCAGCGCCAGCCGCACCGCCTCCCCACCGCTGGCCACGGCGGTGACGGCCAACCCGGCGTCCTCCAGCAGTTCACGGGCGACCAAGCGGTTTACGGCGTTGTCGTCGGCGACCAGCACGCGCAGGCCACGCAGCGGCTCGTCCACCTGCAAGCCCGCAAGCCCTGGATCGGCCAGGGCGGGCAGCGCCGTCGCGGCGTCGTCCTGCACGCCGACCGCGACCATGAAGCGGAAGGTGCTGCCCAGGCCGGGGGCGCTGTCCACGGCGATGCCGCCGCCCATCATGACAGCCAGCCGCCGGCTGATCGCCAGCCCCAGCCCGGTCCCGCCATAGCGGCGGGTGGTCGAGCTGTCGGCCTGGGCGAAGGGCTGGAACAGGCGGGCCACCTGCTCCGCCGTCATGCCGATGCCGGTGTCGCGCACGGCGAAGCGCAGTTCGGTCTCCGTGTCCTCCGGCCCGCGCGGCGCGGCGGCCACGCCGAGAACCACGCTGCCGCTCTCGGTGAACTTCACCGCGTTGTTGACGAGGTTGAGGAGCACCTGCCCCAGCCGCAGCGGGTCGCCCAGCAGGGCCGTGGGCACGTCCGGAGCGACCTCCAACCGCAATGCCAGCCCCTTCTCCTCGGCGGAGAGGGCGGCGGTGCCGGCCACCATGTCGAGCACGGCGGACAGGTCGAAGGGCACGCGCTCCAGCGTCAGCATGCCCGCCTCGATCTTCGAGACGTCGAGGATGTCGTTGATGATGCCGAGCAGCGCCGTGGCCGAGGCGCGGATCCGCGTCAGGTAGCCGCGCTGGCGCGGCGGCGGCCCGGCGCGCAGGGCGAGGTGGCTGAGGCCGAGGATGGCGTTCATCGGCGTGCGGATCTCGTGGCTCATGTTCGCCAGGAAATCACCCTTGGCGCGCGACGCCTCCTCGGCGCGGCGGCGGGCCTCCTCCACCTGCTGCTGGCGGCGCGCGATCTCGTCGAGGAAGTGGCGGATCGAGCGGGAGATGGTGGCGATCTCGTCGGTGCCGCCGTCGGGCAGCGGCGTCTCCCGCCCCTCCACCCGGTCGAGCACCGCGTCGTTCAGCCGGACCAGACGCAGGGTCAGGAAGCGTCGCAGGTACAGATACACGCCGAGCGCCACCAGGAAGCCCAACGCCCCCAGCCCGACCAGGATGCGGTTCTGCGTCGCGGCCATTTCGGACAGGCCGTCCGCCTCGCCCGCCGCCGCCGCGTTGATCCGTTCGAACAGCGCGTGGGCGATCTTCACGACCTCCTCGACCATCACCAGCACCTGGTTGGTCAGCGCCTTGCTGCGGGCGATGGCCGCCTGCCGCTCCATCAAGCTGGGCAGCAGGCCGGTGGGGCCGAGCAGCGCCGTCTCCAGCCGCCCGTGCAGGGCAGCGAAGCGTTCCGCCTGCTCCGGCGGCAGCCCGGCGTGGAGCGCCGGCAGGGCCGACAGCGCCGCCGCGGCGTCGCGCTGGGCGCGCACAATCTCGCGCTGGAAACGGCTGTTGCCGGCGTGGGTGCTCTCGTTCAACACGCGGTTGACGGTGTTGGTCCAGGCGGTCAGCGGCCCCAGCCGGTCCGCCGGCAGGGTCGGCAGCACGGCGGCGACCAGCGCGCCGGCCTCCGCCGACAGGCGGCGGGTCTCGTCCAGCGCGTCGTCGGTGCGCGCCGCCGCATCGATGCGCTCGGCGACCAGCCGGTCGAGGTCCGCCAGCGTCGGGACGAGGGTCCCCAGGACGCCGGCCAGCGTGGCGCCGCCCTCGATGTCGGACAGTGCCTGGGCCGACCGGGTGACCGCCGTCAGGTTGGCCGTCAGCTCGGCCAGGGTGACCCGCCGTTCGGGGTGGCTCGTCGCACCGCCCAGCCGGGTCGCCTGCGACAGCACCTGCTGCAGGCCGCCGTTCAGCACCGCCCCGGTGGTGATGCGCGGCAGCGCCCCGTTGGACAGGTCCGACAGGGCGTGCCGGAACTGCGCGAGGTCGTAGAGCGCCGCACCCGACACGCCCAGCAGCACCCCCACCATGACCAGCAGGCCCAGCCCGACGCGCCGCCCGACGCCGCCCCGGAAGGGGGCGCGCGGGACCGGTGCGGTGGAGGCTGGCTCCATCGTCTTCAACGCTCGGTGATGCGGCCGTCGATGCGGGGCGACACCGTCCCCCGGTCGGTCAGGTGCTGGGCCATGATCTCCCACAGCAGCTTGCCGCCGGCCCCAGAAGAGGAGGAGGCGGAGGGGGAGGAAACGCCGGGCGACTTCAGCATGCTGTAGCCGTCGCCGCCCTGGGCCAGATAGGTGGGCAGGGCCACCGAATAGGTTGCGTTCGGGTCGAGCGGCTTGCCGCCCACCGTGACGGAGACGACGCGGCTGCCCGCCGGCTGCTTCAGGTCGTAGACCACCGCCATGTTGGACGGGTGGAGGAAACTGCCCTTCTGGTTGTTCACCCCGGCGGCGCTGACCTCCAGCGCCTCGCGCAGGGCCTTGCCGGTCAGCGGGACGGCGATGATGGAGTCGCGGAAGGGCAGTTCGCGCTGGATGTCGCGGCGGGTGAGCACGGTCCCCGCCTCATACTGGCGGTTGCCGCGGATGTTGCCGCCGTTGATGAAGGCCAGGTCAGTGTTGAAATGGCCGCGCATGGCGTCGGCGATCAGCGAGGCGAAGGCGTTCTCGCCGGTGCGCATCGCGGCGCGGCGGGTGTCGAGCGGGGTCGCCGTCGTCCCGATGGTGATGTCCAGCAGTTCCGACAGGCGGGTCAGATAGACGCCGACCCGCTTTTCCATCGCCGGATCCGGCGGCAGCCCGGCGAGCGGCACGATGTCGGCGCCGGTCAGCGCGGGCGGCGCCTTGCCGTCGCCGTCCAGCCGCAGGACGAAGGCCGATCCCTTCACGTTGACATGGACGCCGAAGACTTTTCCATTGCCGTCCTCCAGCACGTCCTTGCCGCTGGCGGAGAGTTGGAGCAGCGCATCGATGGCGGGCTCGCCGCGCAGCGCCTCCACCGCCTCCGGGGCGTTGTCCAGGATGGCGACCACATAAACGGCCCCCTGCGCGCGCAGGGCGCGGGCCTCGGCGGCGATCGTGGCGGGCGGGCGCACCTCAATGTCCGGCACGATGTACTGGACCGTCAGTTCCGGCGAGATCGCCGAGACCACCCCGATCTTGCCCACGGGCGTATCGAGCAGCGCCGACGGTTCCAGCCCCTCCATCACCTTGCCGGTGTTGCGGTCGATGGTGTTGGCGCTGACGAAGGGGAAGCGCGCCTCGTAGCTGCGCAGCGTCAGCTCATCCTTGCCAAAGCCGAGATCGCGCTTGGTCACCGCCATCATGTCGGGCTGAAGCTCGTTCAGCAGGTCGATCATGTGGGCGCCCCGGTCAAAGGTGGACAGAACACCCGCGGCCAGCGACGCACCGCCGTGCAGGAACAGGGTGCCGCCCTCCGCCCGCTTGGTGCGCAGCAGAGTGGCGAGGTTGGCGAGACCGCCCTCGCCTTCCACCGGCTCGATATCGGCCATCGTCGAGGTGAAGACGATCGACAGCTCCGCCGCCGACGCGGCCGGCGCGATGGCGCCGAGCGCCGCGACGGTGCAGGCGGCCATGACGGCACGCCAGCCGGAAAAACGCCCCGTCTCCCCATTGCCGCGCTTCGGCATGGTTACCCCCTTCTGCCATCCCTGTTCCTTCAGGATGGTTCTTCCCGTATTCGGGCGGGGGAGTTCAAGGCATATCCATGCATGCCCGGGAACATTCCGGTGACAAAATCCCCTGCCGGAACAAGGACAAAGGGAACAAGCGGATCAGGCCGCCTCGTCCTGCCAGGGATAGGCCAGCGGAACCTCGCGGAAGGCGAAACGGTCGAGGTGGCGCTCCAGCGCGCCCTTGAGGGCTGACAGATGCTCGGCGGAGCTGGCGACCAGCCGGCACTCCAGCGCGTCCGGCCGGGCCTGGAGCGTCAGGGTGGCGTCGCCCGGCCAGTCGGCGCCGCGGGCGTTGTGCGGGAAGACGACACTCCCCGCCTCCGGCGTGTACGCCACCGTCAGATTGTGCGCCCAATGCTTGCAAAGCTGTTGGAGGTAGCGGCTGCCGTTCGGGGTCGGGACGCGGACGCTGCTGGCGTGTCTCATGATGATCCTTCGCTGCGGTGACGGTGTGTTCAAGGAAGACGTTCAATGCGCTGGGCCGCCTCGTCGAGGATTGAGACGGCAGCGTGCACCGTATCGGCGTCGACGCCCTCGCGCCCCAGCCGGTGCATCAACACGGCCTTCAAATTCTCCATGGCGCGGCGGATCGGGGCGCCGTCGGTGTGGGCCCGCCGGGTCGCCAGGGCGGCAAGGCGGGCGAACAGCGCCTCGACGGTGGCCGCGTCCTGGGCGAGCTGGGCGGTGCCGTCCTGGGTCACGGCGAAGGGCTTGCGCGCGCCGTCGGCATCCGCCTTGGCGATGTGACCCATCTCCTCCAGAAGCGACAGCGTCGGGTAGATCACGCCGGGGCTCGGCACATAGCCGCCACCGGTCAGCTCCTCGACGGCGCGGATCAGGTCGTAGCCGTGCCGCGGCTCGTCGGCGATCAGCCGCAGCAGGACCAGCCGCAGCTCCGGCGCCTCGAAGACGCCGCGCCGGCCGCCGCGGCCACCCCGCCGCTCGTGACGCTCATGGCTCCAGCCGTCCCCCACGGCGTGGCGCCCACCGCCATGACGGGGACCGCCGCTATGGGGACCGTCGCCGTGCGGACCTGGATGATGGCGGCGCATCCGGCCGCACCAGGGATTCGGGAAAAACTTCATGACGGGTGTTCTCCTGTGTTTCGATATGTTCAAGATATATCGCAACATGTCGAAACACAAGCCCTCACACGGTCTTTTCCCCTCTCCCAACCTGGGGGAGGGAAAGCGGGAATCCTCAGCCACGCCCGTCAAGCATACTGCGAATGCGAGCAATTCGCATTGACGATCCGCCGCGTTCGGGACCACAGTGCGCCCGCCCATCCGGCATAGGCCGTCCCGGCAAAGTTGAAGGAGAGTCAAGGATGAAGCTGACCCGACGCCACGCCCTCGCCATGACCGCCGCCGTGGTCGGCCTCGCCGCCCTGGCTCCCATCCCGGGTTACGCTCAGGACATGACGGTGCGGCACGCGCAGGGCGAGACCCGGCTTCCCGCCAAGCTCGACCCCGTCCTGGTCTTCGACATGACCGCGCTGGACACGCTGGACGCGCTGGGCGTGGCGATCGCCGGGGTGCCCACGGGGCTGAAGCCGCCGCACCTCGCCAAGTATGACGGGCCGTCCTACGCGAAGATCGGCACGCTGTTCGAACCGGACTACGAGGCGGTGAACGCCGCCGAGCCCGGCCTGATCATCGCCGGCGGCCGGTCGGCCCCAAAATACGCCGAGCTGTCGCGCATCGCGCCGACGCTCGACATGACGACCGACCAGACCGACTTCCTGAACAGCGCCATCGCCAACGCTGAGACGCTGGGCCGCATCTTCGGCAAGACCGCCGAGGTCAAGCAGAAGCTGGACCGGCTGCGCGCCTCCATCGCCGAGCTGAAGGCGGTGGCGGGCAACGCCGGTAAGGGCCTGCTGGTCCTGACCACCGGCGGCAAGATGAGCGCCTACGGGCCGGGGTCGCGCTTCGGCATTCTGCACACGGAGTTCGGCATCCAGCCGGCCGCCCCCGGCCTGAAGGTCGCCAACCATGGGCAGGCCATCTCCTTCGAATTCATCCTGGAGACCAACCCCGACTGGCTGTTCGTGATCGACCGCGACGCCGCCATCGGGCAGGACGGCAAGCCGGCCCGGCAGTTCCTCGACAACGACATCGTCCGCCGCACCACCGCCTGGCAGAAGAACCAGGTCGTCTATCTGAACGGCGGCAACTGGTACATCGTCGGCGGCGGGCTGTCGGCGCTCCAGCAGGATGTGGACGATCTCCTGGCGGCGCTGTCCAAGAAGTCCTGATCCGTGAAGACCCTGCCAATCGCCACGCTCCCGCTGGCGACCGTGGGCATCGGCCTGCTGGCCGTGTGGAGCCTGTTCGTCGGCGTCAGCGACGTGAGCCTCGCGACCCTGTTCGGCGGCGCCCCGGACCAAGCCACCCAGGTGCTGCTGGTCAGCCGGCTGCCCCGGACGCTGGCCCTGATCCTGGCCGGCGCCGCCATGGCGGTGTCGGGCCTGCTCCTCCAGATGCTGGTGCGCAACCGCTTCGTCGAGCCCTCGACCACCGGGACCGCGGAATCGGCCATCTTCGGCATGATGATGGTCTCGCTGCTGGCGCCGGAGATGCCGGTGTTCGGGCGCATGGCCGTCGCCAGCCTGTGCGCGCTGGCCGGGACGGGTCTGTTCCTGGCGATCCTGCGGCAGGTGCCGCTGCGCTCGCCGCTGGTGGTGCCGCTGGTCGGCATCATGCTGGGCGGGGTCATCACGGCGATGACCGAGTTCATCGCCTACCGCCAGGACCTGATCCAGTCGGTGCGCGGCTGGGAGACCGGAGACTTCTCCGCCATCCTGCTCGGCCGCTACGAGCTGCTGTGGCTGAGCGCCGCCCTGACCGGCGTCGCCTATCTGGCGGCGGACCGCTTCACCGTCGCCGGGATGGGGCGGGACGTCGCCACCAACCTGGGCATCGACCACCGCAAGGTGATGGCGCTGGGGCTGGTCATCGTGTCGATGACCACCGCGGCGGTGATCGCCACCTGCGGCATGATCCCCTTCCTGGGGCTGATCGTTCCCAACGTCGTCAGCCTCGTGCGCGGCGACAACATGCGCGGGTCCCTGCCCTGGGTCGCGCTGATGGGGGCCGGGCTGGTGCTGGCCTGCGACATCGCCGGGCGGCTGGTGATCCATCCCTACGAGATCCCGATCGGGACGATGATGGGGGTCATCGGCAGCGCCCTGTTCCTCTACCTGCTGCTGCGGAGGAACGGCCATGCCGGCTGACCGCCGCATCCTCTCGCCGACGGTCGTCCTGGGCGGCCTGTCGGCGCTGACCCTGCTGTCGATCGCGCTGTTCATGACGCTGGGCGCGCGCGGCAAGTGGGACTTCATCCTGGCCTTCCGCGGCACCAAGGTCGCTGCGATGGTGCTGGTCGGCTACGCCGTCGCCGTGTCGACCGTCCTGTTCCAGACGATCACCAACAACCGCATCCTCACCCCGTCAGTGATGGGCTTCGACCATCTCTACCGGATGATCCAGACGGTGCTGGTCTTCCAGTTCGGCAGCGGGCTGGTGGCGTCGCTCGATCCGCGGCTGCGCTTCGGGGTGGAGGTGGCGTCAATGGTCGTCTTCTCCGGCCTGCTCTACTGGTGGCTGTTCAACGGGGCCGGGCGCGGCGACAACCGGCGCAGCCTGCATCTGCTGCTCCTCGTCGGCATCGTGTTCGGCGTGCTGTTCCGCAGCCTGACCAGCTTTCTTCAGCGCATCATCGACCCCAACGAGTTCCTGACGGTGCAGGACCGGCTGTTCGCCAACTTCAACCGGGTGGACGTCGAGCTGCTGACGGTGTCGGCGCTGGTGGTGCTGGCGGTGTCGCTGGCCGGCTGGCGGTGGCGGCGCACCTTCGACGTGCTGGCGCTGGGGCGCGACGCCGCGATCAACCTCGGCGTGGAGCACCGGCGCGCGGTGATGGCGGTGCTGGTGATGGTGTCCATCCTGGTGTCGGTGTCCACGGCGCTGGTCGGGCCGATCACCTTCTTCGGGCTGCTGGTCGCCAACCTCGCCTATCTGGTGGTCCGCTCGCACCGGCACGCGCTGATCCTGCCGGCCGCGGTGCTGCTCGCCGT
The Azospirillum brasilense genome window above contains:
- a CDS encoding cation transporter, whose amino-acid sequence is MIDHAPNMPDDFLSRLAAALTIAHHIPGRVRLKLDGAAERALASLADDARALHRALTGAEGIRSVALNPLARSCTIEYDPAVIPPSAWPDLLSGEASAAAATLLRIATAGFAGGALERRP
- a CDS encoding sensor histidine kinase, with product MSGGHILIVDDDTANIRALASVLEDRHEVRFATSGRRALELASADPPELVLLDVMMPGLDGYAVCRLLKTDPATADVPVIFITSLSSPEEEAFGLETGAVDYVTKPFSPAIVRARVATHLSLRRANRSLKDENEHLEALVRERTRKLAQAQREKMAALRQMVAGVAHEINTPIGVALGSASHLGDRVAAMTERLTANQLRRAELERFLASAGELAALLSSTIARAGEIVRCFKGVAADHGGLRQTIALRPFLEQVTESLRPQWEPLGHRMAVDCPADLRMVSNPAILSAVLEQLVRNALEHAFPAGRHGLVTVGAAGSGPDTVLLSVADDGAGIAEGTAGRILEPFFTTRRGTGSVGLGLNIVDNLASDRLGGTFTIASRSGGGTLATLHLPVRTPPDL
- a CDS encoding bifunctional metallophosphatase/5'-nucleotidase, which translates into the protein MPKRGNGETGRFSGWRAVMAACTVAALGAIAPAASAAELSIVFTSTMADIEPVEGEGGLANLATLLRTKRAEGGTLFLHGGASLAAGVLSTFDRGAHMIDLLNELQPDMMAVTKRDLGFGKDELTLRSYEARFPFVSANTIDRNTGKVMEGLEPSALLDTPVGKIGVVSAISPELTVQYIVPDIEVRPPATIAAEARALRAQGAVYVVAILDNAPEAVEALRGEPAIDALLQLSASGKDVLEDGNGKVFGVHVNVKGSAFVLRLDGDGKAPPALTGADIVPLAGLPPDPAMEKRVGVYLTRLSELLDITIGTTATPLDTRRAAMRTGENAFASLIADAMRGHFNTDLAFINGGNIRGNRQYEAGTVLTRRDIQRELPFRDSIIAVPLTGKALREALEVSAAGVNNQKGSFLHPSNMAVVYDLKQPAGSRVVSVTVGGKPLDPNATYSVALPTYLAQGGDGYSMLKSPGVSSPSASSSSGAGGKLLWEIMAQHLTDRGTVSPRIDGRITER
- a CDS encoding HMA2 domain-containing protein; the protein is MTGRTSPIASAVPGRIRVRHPLLRRTDRFQEALGRLEALDAVRVTESNPAVGSVLLSYDPAVLTPDDARSQVEALLSAVLHPAEAAPSPDAPAPVADSKPAVPELKWRINRAAKIGMMGSMAATLAALGVGKRVHAGFGTLFVAFMLVHMTVQRKRLFQ
- a CDS encoding PadR family transcriptional regulator, whose protein sequence is MKFFPNPWCGRMRRHHPGPHGDGPHSGGPRHGGGRHAVGDGWSHERHERRGGRGGRRGVFEAPELRLVLLRLIADEPRHGYDLIRAVEELTGGGYVPSPGVIYPTLSLLEEMGHIAKADADGARKPFAVTQDGTAQLAQDAATVEALFARLAALATRRAHTDGAPIRRAMENLKAVLMHRLGREGVDADTVHAAVSILDEAAQRIERLP
- a CDS encoding siderophore ABC transporter substrate-binding protein, which gives rise to MKLTRRHALAMTAAVVGLAALAPIPGYAQDMTVRHAQGETRLPAKLDPVLVFDMTALDTLDALGVAIAGVPTGLKPPHLAKYDGPSYAKIGTLFEPDYEAVNAAEPGLIIAGGRSAPKYAELSRIAPTLDMTTDQTDFLNSAIANAETLGRIFGKTAEVKQKLDRLRASIAELKAVAGNAGKGLLVLTTGGKMSAYGPGSRFGILHTEFGIQPAAPGLKVANHGQAISFEFILETNPDWLFVIDRDAAIGQDGKPARQFLDNDIVRRTTAWQKNQVVYLNGGNWYIVGGGLSALQQDVDDLLAALSKKS
- a CDS encoding DUF2218 domain-containing protein gives rise to the protein MRHASSVRVPTPNGSRYLQQLCKHWAHNLTVAYTPEAGSVVFPHNARGADWPGDATLTLQARPDALECRLVASSAEHLSALKGALERHLDRFAFREVPLAYPWQDEAA
- a CDS encoding hybrid sensor histidine kinase/response regulator; this translates as MEPASTAPVPRAPFRGGVGRRVGLGLLVMVGVLLGVSGAALYDLAQFRHALSDLSNGALPRITTGAVLNGGLQQVLSQATRLGGATSHPERRVTLAELTANLTAVTRSAQALSDIEGGATLAGVLGTLVPTLADLDRLVAERIDAAARTDDALDETRRLSAEAGALVAAVLPTLPADRLGPLTAWTNTVNRVLNESTHAGNSRFQREIVRAQRDAAAALSALPALHAGLPPEQAERFAALHGRLETALLGPTGLLPSLMERQAAIARSKALTNQVLVMVEEVVKIAHALFERINAAAAGEADGLSEMAATQNRILVGLGALGFLVALGVYLYLRRFLTLRLVRLNDAVLDRVEGRETPLPDGGTDEIATISRSIRHFLDEIARRQQQVEEARRRAEEASRAKGDFLANMSHEIRTPMNAILGLSHLALRAGPPPRQRGYLTRIRASATALLGIINDILDVSKIEAGMLTLERVPFDLSAVLDMVAGTAALSAEEKGLALRLEVAPDVPTALLGDPLRLGQVLLNLVNNAVKFTESGSVVLGVAAAPRGPEDTETELRFAVRDTGIGMTAEQVARLFQPFAQADSSTTRRYGGTGLGLAISRRLAVMMGGGIAVDSAPGLGSTFRFMVAVGVQDDAATALPALADPGLAGLQVDEPLRGLRVLVADDNAVNRLVARELLEDAGLAVTAVASGGEAVRLALEPGAGYAALLTDVQMPDMDGFAVARAIRRQCGPDRLPIIAMTAHALEEERRRCLDAGMDDHIAKPVEPHRLVAVLNRWLKPFGRRKASPIAKGVEMDAVLPDGLEGFDLAPALARMNGRAGTLRRAILDFLDRYGDAPVRLEHLRSAGDGPALERYAHGLRGSAGTVGAMAASAAAAALELAAREKRWDAVPGLVADLSAALGPALASAETLRAVEVAVEMAVEAVPDVPAVPLNLDGLEGALRALEEALRSGSLSAAARFDALRGLLAGRGHDEAVDKVGRAVEALDFAAARAALERLAAAWIRERDWETTP
- a CDS encoding YtxH domain-containing protein, whose product is MAKKTKKALKKLKKQQRQYEAAMAAGGTPMGANAARGQGLLGGLSGLLPSRRSEQFLIGLLVGAAAAYVLSDEELRGKIVKSGLKLYGNLAGGLAEMKEQMADLQAELEAEQAGAL